A window of Hymenobacter aerilatus contains these coding sequences:
- a CDS encoding uroporphyrinogen-III synthase has translation MAESKDQPGTGRHAKSIASILVTQPKPTGDISPYFTIAEKYGIKVDFREFIQVDPVSYKDFRKEKVNILDHTAIIFTSRNAVDHFFRICQEAKIEMPAEMKYFCISEQTANYLQKYIVLRKRKLFVGLRTASDLFEVIKKHKSEKFLYPCSDIRKDDIPEFMRANNYKFTEAVIYRTVASDLSDLSDVKYDCLAFFSPSGISSLFVNFPDFVQDGTRIAAFGPTTAKAVRDAGLELDIEAPMPNAPSMTGAIEEYIRRNAEAAAALKNGR, from the coding sequence ATGGCCGAAAGCAAAGATCAACCGGGAACGGGCCGGCATGCCAAAAGCATTGCTAGCATCCTCGTTACGCAGCCTAAGCCCACCGGGGATATATCACCCTATTTTACCATTGCGGAGAAGTACGGTATCAAAGTTGATTTCCGTGAGTTCATCCAAGTTGATCCAGTCTCATATAAAGACTTTCGCAAGGAAAAGGTAAATATTCTCGACCACACGGCTATTATTTTCACCAGCCGTAACGCTGTCGACCATTTCTTCCGAATCTGCCAGGAAGCCAAAATTGAGATGCCTGCCGAAATGAAGTATTTCTGCATTTCGGAGCAAACGGCCAACTATCTGCAGAAGTATATTGTGCTGCGTAAACGGAAGCTGTTTGTAGGGCTTCGGACAGCATCTGATCTGTTTGAAGTTATCAAAAAGCACAAGAGCGAAAAATTCCTGTATCCGTGCTCTGATATTCGCAAGGACGATATTCCGGAGTTCATGCGGGCTAATAACTACAAGTTCACGGAAGCAGTAATCTACCGCACCGTTGCCAGTGACTTATCAGACCTGAGCGACGTGAAATATGACTGCTTGGCCTTTTTTAGCCCCTCAGGTATTAGCTCGCTTTTCGTCAACTTCCCTGATTTCGTGCAGGACGGCACACGTATTGCGGCATTTGGCCCTACCACTGCCAAAGCTGTGCGCGACGCAGGCCTAGAGCTAGATATCGAAGCTCCTATGCCTAATGCGCCATCCATGACGGGGGCTATTGAAGAATACATCCGCCGGAACGCCGAGGCTGCAGCCGCGCTTAAAAACGGCAGGTAG
- a CDS encoding MraY family glycosyltransferase, with translation MPVLGVKLVLSALWSFLVALFAVPSIIYIAHLKNMLDTPNVRTVHESLTPRLGGVAIFAGFMSALTIFAPLENGIQQLLAGCIVLFFVGLKDDLVTISVTKKFIGQLLATGIIMVMPDIEIRITSFQGILGIHELPMGVSYAITFVAIVGITNAINLIDGLDGLAGTIVSIISATFGYYFLRYGGPSYGNYAYVAICLIGGIVGFLRYNFHRASIFMGDTGSLVCGFIVSVLTIQFVEMGATTGQPFGASSPSVAVGILFVPLFDTLRVFIIRMLAGRSPFSPDKNHIHHRILAMGFQQISTVLLLGLLNVVVILFVINFATLGNTLLIAALVAFSVLLSVFLGVYHSRRGVQRRVASQS, from the coding sequence ATGCCCGTTCTCGGAGTAAAACTGGTACTGTCGGCTCTGTGGTCGTTTTTGGTGGCGCTGTTTGCCGTGCCGTCCATTATCTACATCGCTCACCTGAAGAATATGCTCGACACGCCTAACGTGCGTACCGTGCACGAGTCGCTTACGCCTCGCTTGGGCGGAGTAGCCATTTTCGCAGGCTTTATGTCGGCGCTTACCATCTTCGCACCCCTCGAAAATGGCATTCAGCAACTACTAGCGGGCTGTATTGTGCTGTTCTTTGTAGGGTTGAAGGACGATTTGGTGACTATCTCCGTTACCAAAAAGTTTATTGGTCAGCTGCTGGCAACTGGTATCATCATGGTGATGCCCGATATAGAAATTCGCATCACTAGTTTCCAAGGCATCTTAGGCATTCATGAGTTGCCTATGGGGGTAAGCTACGCCATTACCTTCGTCGCCATTGTAGGTATTACGAATGCTATTAATCTTATCGATGGTCTTGATGGTTTAGCCGGTACCATTGTGAGCATCATCTCCGCTACGTTTGGTTACTATTTTCTGCGCTACGGCGGTCCTTCTTATGGCAACTACGCCTACGTGGCTATCTGTCTGATTGGGGGGATTGTAGGTTTTCTGCGCTACAACTTTCACCGTGCCAGCATCTTCATGGGCGACACTGGCTCGTTGGTATGTGGATTTATCGTGTCGGTGCTCACCATTCAGTTTGTAGAGATGGGAGCTACCACAGGGCAGCCGTTCGGAGCCTCGTCGCCGTCGGTGGCGGTAGGCATTCTATTTGTGCCGTTGTTTGATACCCTACGGGTGTTCATTATCCGGATGCTAGCAGGTCGCTCGCCTTTCTCTCCCGATAAAAACCACATTCACCACCGAATCCTAGCCATGGGCTTTCAACAGATTAGCACAGTGTTGTTGCTAGGACTACTCAACGTAGTAGTCATTCTGTTCGTCATCAATTTCGCTACTCTAGGCAATACGCTGTTGATTGCTGCTTTGGTAGCTTTTTCGGTACTGCTAAGTGTTTTCTTGGGTGTGTATCACAGTCGGCGGGGCGTGCAGCGCCGGGTGGCATCGCAATCGTAG
- the porL gene encoding type IX secretion system motor protein PorL/GldL, producing the protein MPKIYGIGAAVVIIGALFKILHLPGANEMLIVGLGTEAIIFFLSAFQPNPKEVDWSLVYPELSEGYDPSTGNASFRTNAIADNGSTGLTRKLDDMLKDANVTPEAISSLGAGLNRLSTTTQQLSTLGDATNATEEYTTKVRGAAQSLERINEAYANTAQAMTAMADATSDAKEYHAQVQNVTKNLGALNAVYEMELQDANTHLKSMNKFYGTLSQAMENLTEAGKETEQFKQEISGLTTNLTSLNRVYGNMLNAMRATS; encoded by the coding sequence ATGCCGAAAATCTACGGTATTGGAGCTGCAGTCGTAATCATTGGTGCACTATTCAAAATTCTACACTTACCCGGCGCTAACGAGATGCTGATTGTAGGTCTGGGCACTGAGGCAATTATCTTCTTTTTAAGTGCATTCCAACCCAATCCGAAAGAGGTAGACTGGTCGCTCGTTTATCCCGAACTGAGCGAAGGGTATGACCCCTCTACTGGCAACGCTAGCTTCCGGACCAACGCTATTGCCGACAACGGCAGCACTGGCCTAACCCGCAAACTGGACGATATGCTGAAGGATGCTAACGTAACTCCCGAAGCTATTAGCTCGCTGGGTGCTGGTCTGAACCGCTTGAGCACTACCACGCAACAATTGTCGACGCTGGGCGACGCTACTAACGCTACTGAAGAGTATACCACTAAAGTACGTGGCGCTGCGCAGTCACTGGAGCGCATCAATGAAGCATATGCTAACACTGCCCAGGCAATGACTGCTATGGCCGATGCTACCTCGGACGCAAAAGAATACCACGCACAAGTACAGAACGTAACCAAGAACCTGGGCGCTCTGAATGCAGTGTACGAAATGGAACTGCAGGATGCTAATACGCACCTGAAGTCGATGAACAAGTTCTACGGCACCCTGAGCCAAGCAATGGAAAACCTGACCGAAGCAGGTAAAGAAACCGAGCAGTTCAAGCAGGAAATCAGCGGTCTAACTACCAATCTGACCTCGCTGAACCGCGTGTACGGCAACATGTTGAACGCCATGCGTGCTACCAGCTAA
- the porK gene encoding type IX secretion system lipoprotein PorK/GldK, with protein MNKLLLLPLVAFSALFLGGCGFGKGPQGDLVGAEDRPEYNPQEVPFGMVPCPGGTFHMGQTDQDISASMVNMNKQVTIAGFYMDETEITNNEYRQFMNAIRQDSIDVLGEEYVMTELYPDTTVWVRDFTYHMGDPLMEYYYTHPAFDDYPVVGVDWFAAKYFCNWRTKNKNAANEEAGLAPTPNFRLPSEAEWEYAARGGRDLATYPWGGPYLRNSHGCMLANFKPGRGDYASDGYAYTSPVGAFFPNDFGLYDMSGNVAEWCDDAYMEASVPVVWDMNPTNPDDNEPRKVVRGGSWKDIAYFLETGTRNFEYQDSARSYIGFRCAMIQIGRNSR; from the coding sequence ATGAACAAGTTACTTCTACTACCTCTGGTTGCCTTTTCGGCATTGTTTCTGGGGGGCTGTGGCTTTGGCAAAGGACCGCAGGGCGACCTGGTGGGGGCGGAGGACCGTCCCGAATACAACCCGCAAGAGGTCCCTTTTGGCATGGTGCCTTGCCCCGGTGGTACATTCCACATGGGCCAAACCGATCAAGACATCTCAGCTTCCATGGTGAACATGAACAAGCAGGTAACTATTGCCGGCTTCTACATGGACGAGACAGAAATCACCAACAATGAGTACCGTCAATTCATGAACGCTATCCGTCAGGACTCTATTGACGTGTTGGGCGAAGAGTACGTGATGACGGAGCTGTATCCCGATACCACTGTATGGGTGCGCGACTTCACTTACCATATGGGTGATCCGCTGATGGAGTACTACTACACTCACCCAGCGTTCGACGATTACCCAGTGGTAGGGGTAGACTGGTTTGCCGCCAAGTATTTCTGCAACTGGCGCACCAAGAATAAAAACGCTGCCAATGAAGAGGCTGGTTTAGCGCCTACCCCTAACTTCCGCTTGCCCTCCGAGGCTGAGTGGGAATATGCAGCTCGCGGTGGGCGCGACCTCGCTACCTATCCTTGGGGTGGTCCTTACCTACGCAACTCACACGGCTGTATGCTAGCTAATTTCAAGCCCGGTCGTGGTGACTACGCTTCTGACGGGTATGCTTACACTTCGCCAGTAGGAGCTTTCTTCCCTAACGACTTTGGCCTGTATGATATGTCGGGTAACGTAGCCGAATGGTGCGATGATGCCTACATGGAAGCCTCAGTACCAGTAGTATGGGATATGAACCCTACCAACCCCGACGATAACGAGCCCCGCAAAGTAGTACGTGGTGGTTCCTGGAAAGACATTGCTTATTTCCTCGAAACAGGTACCCGTAATTTCGAATACCAAGATTCTGCTCGCTCCTACATTGGTTTCCGTTGCGCCATGATCCAAATCGGCCGCAACTCCCGCTAA
- the porM gene encoding type IX secretion system motor protein PorM/GldM — MAGGKETPRQKMIGMMYLVLTALLALQVDSAILLKFKFLDDALFGINQKVEKANGNAVKGIQAQVEKNRNQASDLAVLKQSEEIRERSKAMVAYLNDIRDKLVTATENKKGQNSYNNMDANDKVANTMLGQNKNGLAYPLKGKLNEYANYIKGFVPGATPLALDAKEDPLTAADPAQKTKDFAELNFEKTPLVAALAVLSQKEAEVLKYESDALAAQAAKVGGTTIVFDKVGAFASAESNTVAAGTKYKAEMFLTASASGLKPSMTLNGSPLSVDANGRGKIEFTATPGGFDAAGNAKKSWSGAIRFKQNGRDTTFKVTVPYTVTKPVMQIQSASVQALYFKCGNKLSVQVPALGAQYKPSFSASGASAIPGSKTGEVMLVPNSREVTLNVSSSGNAIGSQIFQVRPVPKPDIKCVVGGREANEKQGTPITAVRNLSLRAIPDASFANFLPEDARYRVTSYEVTLVRGPRPVMPSRTISGPDANLSDVVNTAKPGDRLYIQVKEVKRMNFQGQQEEVNMGKQFNIPLI; from the coding sequence ATGGCGGGAGGAAAAGAAACCCCACGGCAGAAGATGATCGGCATGATGTACTTGGTACTGACTGCTCTTCTGGCTCTGCAAGTAGACTCAGCAATTCTGCTGAAATTTAAATTCTTGGATGATGCATTGTTTGGCATCAACCAAAAGGTAGAAAAGGCAAACGGTAATGCTGTAAAAGGCATTCAGGCGCAGGTTGAGAAAAACCGCAACCAAGCCAGCGACTTAGCTGTGCTGAAGCAAAGCGAAGAGATTCGGGAGCGTAGCAAGGCAATGGTAGCTTATTTGAACGATATTCGTGATAAGCTAGTGACGGCCACTGAAAATAAGAAGGGCCAGAACTCGTACAACAACATGGATGCGAACGATAAGGTAGCAAACACCATGTTGGGCCAGAATAAAAATGGTTTGGCATATCCTTTGAAAGGCAAACTGAATGAGTACGCTAACTACATCAAAGGTTTTGTACCTGGTGCTACCCCATTGGCGCTAGACGCCAAGGAAGATCCTTTGACAGCTGCCGACCCAGCTCAGAAGACTAAAGACTTCGCCGAACTAAACTTCGAAAAGACTCCTCTCGTGGCTGCACTAGCCGTGCTTTCGCAGAAAGAAGCTGAAGTATTGAAGTACGAGTCGGATGCGTTGGCCGCACAGGCTGCTAAAGTGGGTGGTACTACCATCGTATTCGACAAAGTAGGTGCGTTCGCTAGTGCTGAGTCAAATACGGTAGCTGCCGGCACCAAGTATAAGGCAGAGATGTTCTTGACGGCTTCGGCTTCGGGTCTGAAGCCGAGCATGACCCTGAACGGTTCGCCTTTATCAGTGGATGCCAACGGCCGTGGTAAGATTGAGTTCACGGCTACGCCTGGTGGCTTCGATGCTGCTGGTAACGCCAAGAAAAGCTGGTCAGGTGCGATTCGCTTCAAGCAGAATGGCCGCGATACCACCTTTAAGGTAACGGTTCCTTATACCGTAACCAAGCCGGTAATGCAGATTCAGTCGGCTTCGGTACAGGCATTGTACTTCAAATGCGGTAATAAGCTGAGCGTGCAAGTACCTGCTCTGGGTGCTCAATACAAGCCTAGCTTCTCAGCTTCAGGCGCTTCGGCCATCCCCGGCTCCAAAACCGGTGAAGTGATGTTGGTGCCTAACTCGCGTGAAGTTACTCTGAATGTGAGCAGCAGCGGCAATGCTATCGGCTCGCAAATTTTCCAAGTGCGCCCAGTTCCGAAACCTGATATCAAATGCGTGGTCGGTGGCCGTGAAGCTAATGAAAAGCAGGGTACCCCTATCACTGCTGTGCGTAACCTGTCGCTACGTGCTATTCCAGATGCCAGCTTCGCCAACTTCTTACCTGAAGATGCTCGTTATCGGGTGACTAGCTACGAAGTAACACTGGTACGTGGTCCTCGCCCTGTAATGCCTTCTCGTACTATCAGTGGCCCCGATGCTAACCTAAGTGATGTGGTGAATACCGCTAAGCCAGGTGACCGTCTCTATATTCAGGTGAAAGAAGTGAAGCGCATGAACTTCCAAGGCCAGCAGGAAGAAGTGAATATGGGCAAGCAGTTCAATATTCCGCTCATCTAA
- the porN gene encoding type IX secretion system ring protein PorN/GldN has product MNKILSLAALAAGLTLSVAASAQEQATTASSNGSYRPIPNSDIMFSKTIWRAVDLREKQNKPMFAEGKEISRVILDAVKRGELQAYANDSLTRTLTPAQVQANASYVEETQGLTDAEKAAGFTDADLGGGSDDGWGSASGDGWGAPAKKSTKKGAKTTKKVAAAPPKPAAPPSYEYRPKDLYQMELREDMIFDKKRSRMYHDIKSITLVVPSTLPSNASGIEKPIGTFKYSDLVRVFRNNPASAIWFNPQNDAQHKNLADAFELWLFNSYIVRVSNPNNARLDEIYGGQQQGILASQQAAADLIEYEYNLWSF; this is encoded by the coding sequence ATGAACAAGATTCTCTCCTTGGCTGCCCTGGCAGCAGGCCTCACGCTGTCGGTAGCAGCTTCGGCACAGGAACAAGCTACTACCGCGAGCAGCAATGGCTCGTACCGTCCGATTCCGAATTCGGATATCATGTTCAGCAAAACTATCTGGCGCGCTGTCGACCTGCGGGAGAAGCAGAACAAGCCGATGTTTGCCGAGGGTAAGGAAATTAGCCGGGTTATCTTAGATGCAGTGAAGCGTGGTGAACTACAAGCATATGCCAACGATTCCTTAACTCGTACGTTAACACCAGCTCAAGTACAGGCAAATGCTTCTTACGTAGAAGAAACGCAAGGTCTCACGGATGCTGAGAAAGCTGCTGGCTTCACAGATGCTGATTTAGGTGGTGGAAGCGACGACGGTTGGGGAAGCGCTAGTGGTGATGGTTGGGGTGCTCCCGCTAAGAAGAGCACTAAAAAGGGCGCGAAAACTACCAAAAAGGTAGCTGCTGCCCCACCAAAACCTGCTGCTCCACCCAGCTACGAGTATCGTCCCAAAGACCTATACCAAATGGAGTTAAGGGAAGATATGATCTTCGATAAGAAACGGTCGCGGATGTATCATGACATCAAGTCTATTACACTAGTAGTTCCATCTACACTGCCTTCCAACGCATCGGGAATCGAGAAGCCAATTGGTACGTTCAAGTATAGTGACTTGGTGCGAGTATTCCGTAACAATCCTGCTAGTGCCATCTGGTTTAATCCCCAGAACGACGCCCAACACAAGAACCTAGCTGACGCGTTTGAGTTATGGTTGTTCAACTCGTACATCGTGCGTGTGTCGAACCCAAACAATGCGCGCCTCGACGAAATCTACGGTGGGCAGCAGCAAGGTATTCTGGCCTCGCAGCAAGCCGCAGCTGACCTAATCGAGTATGAGTATAACCTGTGGAGCTTCTAG
- a CDS encoding PorP/SprF family type IX secretion system membrane protein, with translation MKRILLAGFLFTCVGTAFAQQQPNFTHYPFVGLYLNPAYAGIKGQGEITALGRYQYLGYSGSFDDGGSPQTYLLSASLPVPAIGGGIGFQVYRDVVAVLKTTNAQLSYSKHFKIGEARLGIGIQGIYNHVSQGGYRPVDPNDPRVPVEGSDAKFDIGAGVWYEAPKFYAGISVNNLLRANGYRYLAQPIDPTAPLSETAQYLNENHSYLTAGYNIEASSSVVVTPTVLMKMVLPGKFGDSNKFNFKNNSYEAGVRATVNDRYWAGLGYRYDESITGLVGFSFGKDNAARVGLAYDLVAFNQDARALSSVELMLSYRLPKPGIFTRPAVRTPRYSF, from the coding sequence ATGAAGCGAATTTTACTTGCCGGTTTCCTGTTCACCTGCGTTGGTACCGCCTTTGCCCAGCAACAGCCCAATTTCACGCATTACCCGTTCGTTGGTCTCTACCTAAATCCTGCGTATGCAGGCATTAAAGGGCAAGGTGAAATCACCGCGCTGGGCCGTTATCAATACCTCGGCTATAGTGGCAGTTTCGATGATGGTGGTTCCCCCCAAACCTATTTGCTTTCTGCTTCGTTGCCAGTGCCTGCTATAGGTGGAGGTATTGGTTTTCAAGTATATCGCGATGTAGTGGCAGTACTGAAAACTACCAACGCACAGCTTTCCTATTCCAAGCATTTCAAAATTGGCGAAGCCAGATTAGGAATAGGCATTCAGGGCATTTACAACCACGTAAGCCAAGGCGGTTATCGTCCCGTCGACCCGAACGACCCACGTGTTCCTGTCGAAGGTTCTGACGCTAAATTTGACATAGGTGCAGGAGTTTGGTATGAGGCACCTAAATTTTATGCTGGTATAAGTGTAAATAACTTGCTACGGGCAAATGGTTACCGCTATTTAGCGCAACCTATAGACCCTACCGCGCCTCTTTCTGAAACGGCGCAGTATCTGAATGAAAACCATTCGTACCTGACGGCAGGCTACAATATTGAGGCATCTTCATCCGTTGTAGTGACGCCCACCGTACTGATGAAAATGGTGCTACCAGGTAAGTTCGGCGACAGCAATAAATTTAATTTCAAGAATAATTCTTACGAAGCTGGAGTTCGTGCTACTGTCAATGACCGGTATTGGGCTGGTCTAGGCTACCGCTATGATGAATCCATTACTGGCTTGGTAGGATTCAGTTTTGGAAAAGACAACGCTGCACGCGTTGGACTAGCTTATGACCTTGTTGCATTTAACCAAGATGCAAGGGCTTTGAGTTCTGTTGAGCTTATGCTATCCTACCGTTTACCTAAACCCGGAATTTTTACGCGTCCAGCAGTCCGTACGCCTCGTTATAGTTTTTAG
- a CDS encoding DUF4271 domain-containing protein — protein sequence MFLDNQLIFKSPAAASYTLDLATFLPPSAPAGQRLLCVWHADAVPNLSSFANATPDVSAAPGKSPSTIARALPRPRGHQGQTVFIGFLLLIGLLYGGLRASYQPGFARIYQFEQLWRRGNNEPDFLVKPTITWLNILLVLIFSLSFALLLVAIHTNIQSIVILRRLFAVPESAIVLRVLFYTSLIAAFVLGKYIFLELMGYIFDVTALVVVQYREFIRTILFMGLFLPLVMLLYLGLNQTLPETVLWVSNGVVSLLLLGSVFRIARTLHRRASLLNLHLFSYLCATEVIPLIILLKIIVFTY from the coding sequence TTGTTTCTAGACAATCAACTGATTTTCAAATCTCCGGCTGCTGCATCCTACACGCTGGATCTGGCTACGTTCCTACCTCCTTCGGCACCGGCTGGTCAGCGCCTCCTGTGCGTGTGGCACGCCGATGCAGTGCCTAATTTGTCATCGTTTGCGAATGCTACTCCAGATGTATCAGCTGCTCCTGGCAAATCGCCCTCCACAATAGCCAGAGCGCTTCCGCGGCCCCGAGGGCACCAAGGGCAAACAGTATTCATTGGCTTTCTGCTGCTAATTGGGCTGCTGTATGGAGGACTACGGGCGTCTTATCAGCCAGGCTTCGCCCGCATCTACCAATTTGAGCAGTTATGGCGCCGCGGCAACAATGAACCCGATTTTTTGGTGAAGCCTACTATCACATGGCTCAACATCCTACTTGTTCTGATATTCTCGCTGTCCTTTGCACTGCTGCTTGTTGCCATTCATACCAATATTCAAAGCATCGTAATTCTACGGCGCTTATTCGCTGTACCCGAGTCTGCTATTGTACTGAGAGTATTGTTTTATACCAGCCTGATTGCCGCCTTCGTATTAGGAAAATACATTTTTCTTGAACTGATGGGTTACATCTTTGATGTAACGGCATTGGTGGTAGTCCAGTATCGGGAATTTATTCGCACGATTCTCTTTATGGGATTGTTTCTTCCGCTTGTTATGCTGCTCTATTTAGGACTTAATCAGACCTTGCCTGAAACAGTATTGTGGGTGTCTAATGGGGTGGTTTCCTTGCTTTTACTAGGGTCTGTATTTCGGATAGCTCGCACCTTGCACCGTCGGGCTTCGTTACTGAATCTGCATTTGTTTTCGTACCTTTGCGCCACAGAAGTGATTCCCCTCATCATTCTGCTTAAAATAATCGTTTTTACTTACTGA
- the uvrC gene encoding excinuclease ABC subunit UvrC, with the protein MAANAHLQEQIRHLPHRPGIYKYFDDEGIIYVGKAVDIRKRVSSYFTKQDHNKKTQQLVKNIKRIEFTIVDNESEAFLLENNLIKQHQPKYNILLKDGKTYPYLLLTNERFPRLIPTRNKKPGDGRYYGPYANLTAMNVVLELIRALYPLRTCTYNLSPQNIEAGKFKVCLEYHLGNCKGPCEGLQDEETYNQYIAQIRNILSGNLTVARAYFREKMTAAAQEQQYELAHQFKQKLDKLEEFQAKSTVVNASLSNIDVFSIASNEKSAFINYLKVMNGSIILTQSLEVVKKLDESDADILAPLVMQMREEFESQSKEILTNVPLPDLPLPGVSVAQPQIGDKRKLLELSIKNVLYLRKEKESMNDRSKDLNEVRIMETIKKDLRLTELPKHIECFDNSNFQGDNPVAAMVCFRNAKPSKKDYRHYHIKTVVGPNDFDSMYEVVTRRYRRLVDEGASLPQLVIVDGGKGQLSMAVKALKDLNLWGQMAVIGIAKRLEEIYVPNDPLPLYIDKKSESLRLFQRMRDEVHRFGITFHRSRRDAATLKTELTDVKGLGPITADKLLSKFKSVKKIKELTENELIAEVGKAKTKVLLTYFAAQESATSE; encoded by the coding sequence ATGGCCGCCAACGCCCACCTGCAAGAACAAATCCGCCACTTGCCGCATCGTCCTGGTATCTACAAATACTTTGATGACGAGGGCATTATCTATGTTGGCAAAGCAGTGGACATCCGTAAGCGGGTGAGCAGCTATTTTACCAAGCAGGACCACAACAAGAAAACGCAGCAGCTGGTCAAAAACATCAAGCGCATTGAGTTCACGATTGTGGACAATGAGTCGGAGGCGTTTTTGCTGGAAAACAATCTCATCAAACAGCATCAGCCCAAATACAATATTCTGCTGAAGGACGGCAAGACATATCCCTACCTGCTACTGACCAATGAGCGGTTTCCGCGCCTCATCCCTACCCGCAACAAGAAGCCAGGCGATGGTCGCTACTATGGTCCATATGCCAACTTGACGGCCATGAACGTGGTGCTAGAGTTGATTAGGGCGCTCTACCCGCTGCGCACTTGCACTTATAACTTGTCGCCCCAGAATATAGAGGCTGGCAAATTTAAAGTTTGCTTGGAGTATCACTTGGGCAACTGCAAAGGCCCCTGCGAAGGCTTGCAGGACGAGGAAACGTACAACCAATACATCGCGCAGATCCGAAATATTCTCAGCGGCAACCTGACAGTAGCACGTGCCTATTTCCGCGAAAAGATGACGGCGGCGGCGCAAGAACAGCAGTATGAGTTGGCGCACCAGTTCAAGCAGAAGTTAGATAAGCTTGAAGAATTTCAGGCCAAATCGACGGTAGTAAATGCGTCCTTGTCAAACATCGACGTATTCAGCATTGCCTCCAACGAAAAGTCGGCGTTTATCAACTACCTCAAGGTGATGAACGGCTCCATTATTCTGACGCAATCATTGGAGGTCGTGAAGAAGCTGGATGAGTCGGATGCAGATATTCTGGCACCGTTAGTTATGCAGATGCGTGAGGAGTTCGAGAGCCAATCCAAAGAAATCCTAACCAACGTTCCCCTTCCCGATTTGCCTCTACCTGGCGTATCAGTAGCGCAGCCCCAAATTGGCGACAAGCGCAAACTGTTGGAGCTTAGCATCAAAAACGTGCTCTATCTGCGTAAGGAAAAGGAAAGCATGAACGATCGTTCGAAAGATCTGAACGAGGTGCGCATCATGGAAACTATCAAGAAGGATTTACGTCTCACGGAGCTACCCAAGCACATCGAATGCTTCGACAACTCCAACTTTCAGGGCGATAATCCGGTGGCAGCCATGGTATGCTTTCGCAATGCCAAGCCCAGCAAGAAAGACTACCGTCATTACCACATCAAAACGGTAGTTGGCCCCAACGACTTCGATTCGATGTATGAAGTCGTAACGCGTCGCTACCGCCGTTTAGTAGACGAAGGCGCCAGCCTACCCCAGCTCGTCATTGTAGACGGTGGTAAAGGTCAGCTTAGTATGGCTGTTAAAGCCTTGAAAGACCTGAATCTGTGGGGGCAGATGGCCGTCATCGGTATTGCTAAGCGCTTAGAGGAAATCTATGTCCCCAACGACCCCCTACCCCTATACATTGATAAGAAGAGCGAGTCATTGCGCTTATTTCAACGCATGCGCGACGAGGTACACCGCTTCGGCATCACCTTCCACCGCAGCCGCCGTGACGCTGCTACCCTCAAGACAGAGCTTACCGACGTAAAGGGCCTGGGGCCAATTACAGCAGACAAGCTACTTTCAAAATTTAAATCTGTTAAAAAGATTAAAGAACTCACTGAAAATGAACTAATAGCAGAGGTAGGAAAAGCTAAGACTAAAGTATTGCTTACTTATTTCGCAGCGCAGGAATCTGCTACGTCAGAATAG